One window of Vespa velutina chromosome 2, iVesVel2.1, whole genome shotgun sequence genomic DNA carries:
- the LOC124947179 gene encoding V-type proton ATPase subunit E, translated as MALSDADVQKQINHMMAFIEQEANEKAEEIDAKAEEEFNIEKGRLVQQQRLKIMEYYEKKEKQVELQKKIQSSNMLNQARLKVLKVREDHVRNVLDEARKRLGEITQNPNKYSQILRLLITQGLYQLTESHVFIRIRQVDLPIVESLLDSIQQEYKQATKKDALLKIDQETFLPAESCGGVELLTSKGRIKINNTLESRLELIAQQLVPEIRSALFGSNPNRKFTD; from the exons ATGGCGCTCAGCGATGCTGATGTACAAAAACAg ATTAACCATATGATGGCTTTTATAGAACAGGAAGCTAATGAAAAGGCAGAAGAAATAGATGCCAAAGCTGAGGAAGagtttaatatcgaaaaaggACGTCTTGTTCAACAACAACGGCTTAAAATTAtggaatattatgaaaaaaaagaaaaacaagttgAATTACAGAAGAAAAT TCAATCTTCAAATATGCTTAATCAAGCTCgattaaaagttttaaaagtTCGTGAAGATCATGTACGTAATGTTCTTGATGAAGCTAGAAAAAGATTAGGAGAAATAACTCAAAATCCAAATAAATATAGCCAAATTTTGAGATTATTGATCACTCAAGGTCTCTATCAG cTTACAGAAAGTCATGTTTTTATCCGTATTCGTCAAGTTGATCTTCCTATTGTAGAATCTCTTCTAGATTCTATACAGCAAGAATATAAACAAGCGACAAAGAAGGATGCTCTTCTTAAAATAGATCAAGAGACTTTCTTGCCTGCTGAAAGTTGTGGTGGTGTTGAATTACTAACATctaaag GTCGCATTAAGATTAACAACACTTTGGAGTCACGATTAGAGCTTATAGCTCAACAGCTGGTACCTGAAATTCGTTCGGCTTTATTTGGTAGTAATCCTAATCGCAAATTTACCGATTAA